Proteins encoded together in one Coffea arabica cultivar ET-39 chromosome 2c, Coffea Arabica ET-39 HiFi, whole genome shotgun sequence window:
- the LOC113725288 gene encoding uncharacterized protein isoform X1 has translation MDYTSVGSSSSFSSMSDKNLLHSEAECWLKAEKAAQDVLFVVQPTVLSYKKRLEIVSYVRELIRDVVGDEVMAFGSTPLKTYLPDGDIDLTVITSQNDVAYLVSTVCSILEEQICDSSPIKNVQVVDARVKIVKCWVQHMWVDISFNQVAGLHALCFLEQMDQYIGRGNLFKQSLILIKAWCFYESRLLGSHCNLMSTYALEILVLYIINIFHCSLSGPLAVLYKFLDYYSTLDWDKYCISVYGPVDINFLAKADETSATRGTNLLLGKDFLESCIKSFSTSKGMFETERQEFRIKHLNIIDPLNHKNNLGRSISKGNLCRMKIAFSYGYEKLRDVLKGPLESIGEGVMGFLVNTIKWSGRLQTLDAEVSVVDNQSSIFHLKGDYNCPIQCLNYSQWYINSDVFRQSSLQTLPSVVQSQSTEDEFTQNIYFAGGADCFVPSSIVHPNASQLLDSVLSVHETENYLGKCTSVSPASSKGKFKLSASAPPFISSPVSERAKCEGTGLFIPKVDIEREPKSKERDLRSPEAQCHDWRINSSQMKSYSVGSSLKTSTSNRMAGGIPFKSSRVRESSRFNVPREGHWLLSSRKTSAESDYDAGSSTFVLSLDDFPVLSSCKKPVTSRKAQPDSANK, from the exons ATGGATTATACTTCAGTTGGTTCTTCATCCTCTTTCTCTTCAATGTCGGATAAAAATCTTCTGCACAGTGAGGCTGAATGTTGGTTGAAAGCTGAAAAAGCAGCCCAGGATGTATTATTTGTCGTACAACCAACTGTACTTTCCTATAAAAAAAGGTTGGAAATTGTGAGCTATGTCCGGGAACTAATTAGAGATGTTGTTGGAGATGAG GTTATGGCATTCGGTTCAACGCCACTGAAAACATATCTACCTGATGGAGACATTGATCTGACAGTAATCACTTCTCAAAATGATGTGGCGTATTTGGTTAGCACTGTTTGCAGTATCCTTGAAGAGCAGATTTGTGACAGTTCTCCAATAAAGAACGTTCAAGTCGTTGATGCACGG GTTAAGATTGTCAAGTGCTGGGTGCAACATATGTGGGTGGACATTTCCTTCAATCAAGTGGCTGGACTTCATGCTTTGTGCTTCCTGGAGCAG ATGGACCAGTATATTGGAAGGGGCAACCTTTTCAAACAGAGTCTAATCCTGATCAAAGCCTGGTGCTTCTATGAGAGTCGGCTTCTTGGTTCTCACTGTAACTTGATGTCAACTTATGCATTAGAGATTTTGGTCTTGTACATAATCAATATCTTTCATTGTTCTTTGAGCGGACCATTGGCG GTCTTGTATAAGTTTTTGGACTACTATAGCACTTTGGATTGGGACAAATACTGTATTAGTGTGTATGGTCCAGTTGACATAAATTTTCTTGCAAAAGCAGATG AGACATCAGCAACCAGGGGGACTAACTTGTTGCTTGGTAAGGATTTCCTTGAAAGCTGCATCAAGTCTTTCTCAACTTCAAAAGGGATGTTTGAGACTGAAAGACAAGAGTTCCGGATAAAGCATTTGAACATAATTGATCCTCTGAATCACAAAAATAACTTGGGCCGTAGCATCAGCAAAG GCAATCTCTGTCGCATGAAAATTGCTTTCTCCTATGGATATGAAAAGCTCAGAGACGTTCTTAAGGGACCACTAGAAAGCATAGGTGAAGGTGTAATGGGATTCCTTGTCAACACTATCAAATGGAGTGGAAGGTTGCAAACCCTTGATGCAGAAGTTTCTGTTGTTGATAACCAATCTAGCATCTTTCACCTCAAAGGGGATTATAATTGTCCCATCCAGTGCCTAAACTATTCCCAGTGGTATATTAACTCGGACGTGTTTCGACAATCAAGCCTTCAGACATTACCTTCTGTGGTTCAGAGCCAAAGCACAGAGGATGAATTTACTCAGAATATCTATTTTGCTGGAGGTGCAGATTGTTTTGTCCCCTCATCAATTGTCCATCCAAATGCTTCGCAGCTTTTAGATTCTGTTTTGAGTGTCCATGAAACAGAAAATTACCTGGGAAAGTGCACATCTGTATCCCCTGCAAGTTCTAAGGGAAAATTCAAGTTGAGTGCGTCTGCTCCCCCTTTCATTAGTTCACCTGTTAGCGAGAGAGCGAAGTGTGAAGGAACAGGCTTGTTCATCCCTAAAGTGGATATAGAAAGGGAGCCGAAGTCAAAAGAAAGAGATTTGCGTTCGCCTGAG GCACAGTGCCATGACTGGCGGATAAACTCGTCTCAGATGAAGAGTTATTCAGTAGGATCATCGCTGAAAACCTCTACAAGTAACCGGATGGCTGGTGGTATCCCATTCAAGTCGAGCAGGGTTAGGGAAAGCAGTCGTTTTAATGTCCCGAGAGAAGGGCACTGGCTTCTTTCTTCTCGTAAAACTTCTGCTGAATCAGACTATGATGCTGGAAGCAGCACTTTTGTTCTGTCACTAGATGATTTTCCTGTGCTTTCTAGCTGCAAAAAACCTGTCACAAGCAGAAAGGCACAACCAGATTCAGCAAACAAATGA
- the LOC113725289 gene encoding alpha-galactosidase 3-like isoform X1 has protein sequence MVLQSRGSSAMAPVLITIMYIYVMSVMIAARMVLPVHPYSRSLVKPISNIFDTSNYGVFQLDNGLAQTPQMGWNSWNFFACNINETVIKETADALISTGLAGLGYNYVNIDDCWSSWARNSKGQLVPDPKTFPSGIKALADYVHAKGLKLGIYSDAGVFTCQVRPGSLYHENDDAALFASWDVDYLKYDNCFNLGIPPKERYPPMRDALNATGRKIFYSLCEWGVDDPALWAGKVGNSWRTTDDINDSWASMTSIADLNDKWAAYAGPGGWNDPDMLEVGNGGMTYQEYRAHFSIWALMKAPLLVGCDVRNMMSETFEILSNEEVIAVNQDSLGVQGRKVYVSGTDGCEQVWAGPLSEQRVVVVLWNRCSKVATITAGWSALGLESSTPVSVRDLWKHEVVADNRVASLSAQVEAHACEMLILTPQTTTNSQIL, from the exons ATGGTGTTGCAGAGCAGAGGCAGCTCAGCCATGGCGCCTGTACTTATAACAATCATGTACATCTACGTCATGTCGGTGATGATTGCGGCTAGAATGGTTCTACCAGTTCATCCTTATTCAAGAAGTCTAGTAAAACCCATCTCCAATATCTTTGATACTTCCAACTATGGCGTTTTTCAGCTCGATAACGGCTTGGCTCAAACTCCACAGATGGG GTGGAATAGCTGGAATTTTTTTGCTTGCAACATCAATGAAACAGTTATCAAGGAAACAG CGGATGCACTGATCTCCACTGGTTTAGCTGGCCTAGGTTATAACTACGTTAATATAG ATGATTGCTGGTCCAGCTGGGCTCGAAACTCGAAG GGTCAGTTGGTTCCTGATCCTAAAACTTTCCCATCAGGAATCAAAGCTCTTGCAGATTATGTGCATGCGAAAGGGCTCAAGCTTGGTATCTATTCTGATGCAGG AGTTTTTACTTGTCAAGTTCGACCTGGATCACTATACCATGAAAATGATGATGCAGCTCTCTTTGCATCTTGG GATGTGGATTATTTAAAGTATGACAACTGCTTCAACTTGGGTATCCCGCCAAAAGAAAG ATACCCGCCAATGCGAGATGCCCTAAACGCAACTGGGCGAAAAATATTCTATTCTCTTTGTGAATG GGGCGTTGATGATCCTGCTCTGTGGGCTGGCAAAGTTGGAAATAGCTGGCGTACAACAGATGACATCAATGATTCATGGGCAAG CATGACTAGTATTGCTGATCTAAATGACAAGTGGGCTGCTTATGCTGGTCCTGGTGGATGGAATG ACCCTGATATGTTAGAGGTTGGGAATGGGGGAATGACTTACCAGGAGTATCGAGCACATTTTAGCATTTGGGCTTTGATGAAG GCTCCTCTTTTGGTTGGTTGTGATGTGAGAAATATGATGTCTGAAACATTTGAAATTCTGAGCAATGAAGAGGTTATTGCTGTAAATCAAG ACTCACTTGGGGTTCAGGGAAGGAAAGTTTACGTTTCTGGAACAGATGGATGTGAACAG GTTTGGGCTGGCCCTTTATCTGAGCAACGTGTGGTTGTTGTTCTATGGAATCGATGTTCAAAAGTTGCAACTATTACGGCTGGATGGTCAGCATTGGGACTCGAATCTTCAACCCCTGTGTCTGTTAGAGATTTGTGGAAG CATGAAGTTGTTGCGGATAACAGGGTGGCTTCATTAAGTGCTCAAGTTGAAGCTCACGCATGTGAAATGCTCATTTTAACTCCTCAGACTACTACTAACTCTCAGATTCTGTAA
- the LOC113725288 gene encoding uncharacterized protein isoform X2 produces the protein MAFGSTPLKTYLPDGDIDLTVITSQNDVAYLVSTVCSILEEQICDSSPIKNVQVVDARVKIVKCWVQHMWVDISFNQVAGLHALCFLEQMDQYIGRGNLFKQSLILIKAWCFYESRLLGSHCNLMSTYALEILVLYIINIFHCSLSGPLAVLYKFLDYYSTLDWDKYCISVYGPVDINFLAKADETSATRGTNLLLGKDFLESCIKSFSTSKGMFETERQEFRIKHLNIIDPLNHKNNLGRSISKGNLCRMKIAFSYGYEKLRDVLKGPLESIGEGVMGFLVNTIKWSGRLQTLDAEVSVVDNQSSIFHLKGDYNCPIQCLNYSQWYINSDVFRQSSLQTLPSVVQSQSTEDEFTQNIYFAGGADCFVPSSIVHPNASQLLDSVLSVHETENYLGKCTSVSPASSKGKFKLSASAPPFISSPVSERAKCEGTGLFIPKVDIEREPKSKERDLRSPEAQCHDWRINSSQMKSYSVGSSLKTSTSNRMAGGIPFKSSRVRESSRFNVPREGHWLLSSRKTSAESDYDAGSSTFVLSLDDFPVLSSCKKPVTSRKAQPDSANK, from the exons ATGGCATTCGGTTCAACGCCACTGAAAACATATCTACCTGATGGAGACATTGATCTGACAGTAATCACTTCTCAAAATGATGTGGCGTATTTGGTTAGCACTGTTTGCAGTATCCTTGAAGAGCAGATTTGTGACAGTTCTCCAATAAAGAACGTTCAAGTCGTTGATGCACGG GTTAAGATTGTCAAGTGCTGGGTGCAACATATGTGGGTGGACATTTCCTTCAATCAAGTGGCTGGACTTCATGCTTTGTGCTTCCTGGAGCAG ATGGACCAGTATATTGGAAGGGGCAACCTTTTCAAACAGAGTCTAATCCTGATCAAAGCCTGGTGCTTCTATGAGAGTCGGCTTCTTGGTTCTCACTGTAACTTGATGTCAACTTATGCATTAGAGATTTTGGTCTTGTACATAATCAATATCTTTCATTGTTCTTTGAGCGGACCATTGGCG GTCTTGTATAAGTTTTTGGACTACTATAGCACTTTGGATTGGGACAAATACTGTATTAGTGTGTATGGTCCAGTTGACATAAATTTTCTTGCAAAAGCAGATG AGACATCAGCAACCAGGGGGACTAACTTGTTGCTTGGTAAGGATTTCCTTGAAAGCTGCATCAAGTCTTTCTCAACTTCAAAAGGGATGTTTGAGACTGAAAGACAAGAGTTCCGGATAAAGCATTTGAACATAATTGATCCTCTGAATCACAAAAATAACTTGGGCCGTAGCATCAGCAAAG GCAATCTCTGTCGCATGAAAATTGCTTTCTCCTATGGATATGAAAAGCTCAGAGACGTTCTTAAGGGACCACTAGAAAGCATAGGTGAAGGTGTAATGGGATTCCTTGTCAACACTATCAAATGGAGTGGAAGGTTGCAAACCCTTGATGCAGAAGTTTCTGTTGTTGATAACCAATCTAGCATCTTTCACCTCAAAGGGGATTATAATTGTCCCATCCAGTGCCTAAACTATTCCCAGTGGTATATTAACTCGGACGTGTTTCGACAATCAAGCCTTCAGACATTACCTTCTGTGGTTCAGAGCCAAAGCACAGAGGATGAATTTACTCAGAATATCTATTTTGCTGGAGGTGCAGATTGTTTTGTCCCCTCATCAATTGTCCATCCAAATGCTTCGCAGCTTTTAGATTCTGTTTTGAGTGTCCATGAAACAGAAAATTACCTGGGAAAGTGCACATCTGTATCCCCTGCAAGTTCTAAGGGAAAATTCAAGTTGAGTGCGTCTGCTCCCCCTTTCATTAGTTCACCTGTTAGCGAGAGAGCGAAGTGTGAAGGAACAGGCTTGTTCATCCCTAAAGTGGATATAGAAAGGGAGCCGAAGTCAAAAGAAAGAGATTTGCGTTCGCCTGAG GCACAGTGCCATGACTGGCGGATAAACTCGTCTCAGATGAAGAGTTATTCAGTAGGATCATCGCTGAAAACCTCTACAAGTAACCGGATGGCTGGTGGTATCCCATTCAAGTCGAGCAGGGTTAGGGAAAGCAGTCGTTTTAATGTCCCGAGAGAAGGGCACTGGCTTCTTTCTTCTCGTAAAACTTCTGCTGAATCAGACTATGATGCTGGAAGCAGCACTTTTGTTCTGTCACTAGATGATTTTCCTGTGCTTTCTAGCTGCAAAAAACCTGTCACAAGCAGAAAGGCACAACCAGATTCAGCAAACAAATGA
- the LOC113725289 gene encoding alpha-galactosidase 3-like isoform X2, translating to MVLQSRGSSAMAPVLITIMYIYVMSVMIAARMVLPVHPYSRSLVKPISNIFDTSNYGVFQLDNGLAQTPQMGWNSWNFFACNINETVIKETADALISTGLAGLGYNYVNIDDCWSSWARNSKGQLVPDPKTFPSGIKALADYVHAKGLKLGIYSDAGVFTCQVRPGSLYHENDDAALFASWDVDYLKYDNCFNLGIPPKERYPPMRDALNATGRKIFYSLCEWGVDDPALWAGKVGNSWRTTDDINDSWASMTSIADLNDKWAAYAGPGGWNDPDMLEVGNGGMTYQEYRAHFSIWALMKAPLLVGCDVRNMMSETFEILSNEEVIAVNQDSLGVQGRKVYVSGTDGCEQHEVVADNRVASLSAQVEAHACEMLILTPQTTTNSQIL from the exons ATGGTGTTGCAGAGCAGAGGCAGCTCAGCCATGGCGCCTGTACTTATAACAATCATGTACATCTACGTCATGTCGGTGATGATTGCGGCTAGAATGGTTCTACCAGTTCATCCTTATTCAAGAAGTCTAGTAAAACCCATCTCCAATATCTTTGATACTTCCAACTATGGCGTTTTTCAGCTCGATAACGGCTTGGCTCAAACTCCACAGATGGG GTGGAATAGCTGGAATTTTTTTGCTTGCAACATCAATGAAACAGTTATCAAGGAAACAG CGGATGCACTGATCTCCACTGGTTTAGCTGGCCTAGGTTATAACTACGTTAATATAG ATGATTGCTGGTCCAGCTGGGCTCGAAACTCGAAG GGTCAGTTGGTTCCTGATCCTAAAACTTTCCCATCAGGAATCAAAGCTCTTGCAGATTATGTGCATGCGAAAGGGCTCAAGCTTGGTATCTATTCTGATGCAGG AGTTTTTACTTGTCAAGTTCGACCTGGATCACTATACCATGAAAATGATGATGCAGCTCTCTTTGCATCTTGG GATGTGGATTATTTAAAGTATGACAACTGCTTCAACTTGGGTATCCCGCCAAAAGAAAG ATACCCGCCAATGCGAGATGCCCTAAACGCAACTGGGCGAAAAATATTCTATTCTCTTTGTGAATG GGGCGTTGATGATCCTGCTCTGTGGGCTGGCAAAGTTGGAAATAGCTGGCGTACAACAGATGACATCAATGATTCATGGGCAAG CATGACTAGTATTGCTGATCTAAATGACAAGTGGGCTGCTTATGCTGGTCCTGGTGGATGGAATG ACCCTGATATGTTAGAGGTTGGGAATGGGGGAATGACTTACCAGGAGTATCGAGCACATTTTAGCATTTGGGCTTTGATGAAG GCTCCTCTTTTGGTTGGTTGTGATGTGAGAAATATGATGTCTGAAACATTTGAAATTCTGAGCAATGAAGAGGTTATTGCTGTAAATCAAG ACTCACTTGGGGTTCAGGGAAGGAAAGTTTACGTTTCTGGAACAGATGGATGTGAACAG CATGAAGTTGTTGCGGATAACAGGGTGGCTTCATTAAGTGCTCAAGTTGAAGCTCACGCATGTGAAATGCTCATTTTAACTCCTCAGACTACTACTAACTCTCAGATTCTGTAA